From Primulina huaijiensis isolate GDHJ02 chromosome 15, ASM1229523v2, whole genome shotgun sequence, one genomic window encodes:
- the LOC140958296 gene encoding non-specific phospholipase C6-like: MRAIFLIFLTFSTVFLLTHQQQQPIKTVVVLVMENRSFDHLLGWMKKSVNPLINGVTGEECNSVSTEAGSNETICFSDDAKYVDPDPGHSFEDVAKQVFGSGLIPSMSGFVEQASRMSENLSETVMKGFRPENVPIYTSLVREFAVFDRWFSSIPGPTQPNRLFVYSATSHGSTSHVIKQLAFGYPQNTIFDSLDENGLDFGVYFKNFPTTLFFRNLRRLKYAFKFHQYDMKFKKDARDGKLPSLTVIEPNYFDLIGFPANDDHPSHDVANGQKLVKEVYETLRESPQWNETLFIITYDEHGGFYDHVQTPFVNVPNPDGNIGPSPYFFQFDRLGVRVPTIMVSPWIKKGTVISKPNGPDPNSEFEHSSIPATIKKLLNLSSSFLTRRDAWAGTFDHIVTELTSPRTDCPEVLPDVVPLRRTETNEHRTLSEFQSELVQLAAVLNGDHFLSSIHGETVKKITVKAAHEYAKGAISRFLEASKGAIKLGADKSTIVNMRSSLTTRSSIHD; the protein is encoded by the exons atgagagctattttcttgatttttctgaCGTTTTCAACAGTTTTCCTGCTCACCCATCAGCAGCAGCAGCCCATCAAAACTGTGGTTGTGTTAGTGATGGAGAACAGATCATTTGACCATTTACTTGGGTGGATGAAGAAATCTGTGAACCCTTTAATTAATGGAGTCACAGGGGAAGAATGCAATTCAGTTTCAACAGAAGCAGGTAGTAATGAAACTATTTGTTTTTCCGATGATGCAAAGTATGTGGATCCGGACCCGGGTCACTCCTTCGAAGATGTCGCGAAGCAGGTATTCGGGTCGGGCTTAATACCTTCGATGTCTGGTTTTGTGGAGCAAGCTTCGAGAATGTCAGAGAATCTATCAGAAACTGTAATGAAAGGGTTTAGGCCTGAAAATGTGCCTATTTATACTTCTTTAGTTCGAGAGTTTGCTGTTTTTGATAGATGGTTTTCTTCAATTCCTGGTCCAACACAGCCCAATAGGCTATTTGTGTACTCTGCTACTTCTCATGGATCCACAAGCCATGTGATTAAACAGTTAGCTTTTGGGTACCCACAGAACACAATATTTGATTCACTTGATGAAAACGGTTTGGATTTCGGTGTTTATTTCAAGAACTTTCCCACAACATTGTTCTTTAGGAATTTGAGGAGATTGAAGTATGCGTTTAAGTTTCATCAGTATGATATGAAGTTCAAGAAAGATGCTAGGGATGGAAAGTTGCCTAGTCTAACTGTGATTGAACCTAACTACTTTGATCTGATTGGATTCCCAGCGAACGATGATCATCCGTCCCATGATGTTGCTAACGGTCAGAAGTTAGTGAAGGAGGTGTATGAGACATTGAGGGAGAGTCCTCAGTGGAATGAGACCCTTTTCATAATTACCTATGATGAACATGGAGGATtctatgatcatgtccaaaccCCTTTCGTAAACGTTCCGAATCCGGATGGAAATATCGGCCCTTCTCCTTATTTCTTTCAGTTTGACAGGCTCGGTGTTCGTGTCCCGACTATCATGGTCTCTCCTTGGATCAAGAAAGGAACTG tCATAAGTAAGCCAAATGGGCCGGATCCAAACTCAGAGTTTGAACACTCCTCCATTCCCGCGACGATAAAGAAGTTGCTGAATCTCTCGTCCAGTTTTTTGACTCGCAGAGATGCTTGGGCGGGCACTTTTGATCATATTGTCACCGAACTAACCTCTCCAAGAACCGATTGCCCAG AGGTTTTACCTGATGTAGTTCCTTTAAGGAGGACCGAAACCAATGAACATAGAACGTTATCCGAGTTTCAGAGCGAGTTGGTACAGTTAGCTGCTGTTCTCAATGGTGACCATTTCTTGAGCAGTATTCATGGTGAGACAGTCAAGAAAATTACCGTAAAAGCAGCGCACGAATATGCGAAAGGTGCCATATCAAGGTTCCTAGAAGCAAGTAAAGGAGCTATCAAGTTAGGAGCTGACAAATCCACCATTGTGAACATGAGATCTTCTCTAACTACTAGATCATCAATCCACGACTAA
- the LOC140958515 gene encoding protein transport protein Sec61 subunit gamma-1-like, translated as MDALDQVFDPLRDFSKDSVRLVKRCHKPDRKEFTKVATRTAIGFVVMGFVGFFVKLIFIPINNIIVGAS; from the exons ATGGATGCTCTGGACCAGGTTTTCGATCCGCTTAGAGATTTCTCCAAGGACAGCGTTCGCCTTGTTAAGCGATGCCACAAGCCCGATCGCAAAG AATTCACGAAGGTAGCGACTCGTACGGCGATCGGGTTCGTGGTTATGGGATTCGTAGGCTTTTTCGTTAAATTGATATTCATTCCTATCAACAATATTATCGTTGGTGCTTCTTAA
- the LOC140958486 gene encoding elongation factor 1-delta 1-like isoform X2 — protein MNLFNVSSDGGLKKLDEYLLSRSYITGYQASKDDLTVHASLVKPPPSDLVNVSRWYNHIEALLRISGVSGEGCGVTIEGSAPATKEAIATPPVSDSKDSVVEDDDDDDDVDLFGEETEEEKKAAEERATAVKASGKKKESGKSSVLLDVKPWDDETDMKKLEEAVRSVQMEGLHWGASHLIPVGYGIKKLQIMMTIVDDLVSVDSLIEEYLTAEPINEYVQSCDIVAFNKI, from the exons ATGAATTTGTTCAACGTTAGTTCGGACGGTGGCCTCAAGAAGCTTGATGAGTATCTTTTATCTCGCAGTTATATAACTGG GTATCAAGCGTCTAAAGACGACCTCACTGTGCATGCTTCCCTTGTGAAGCCTCCACCATCTGACTTGGTGAATGTATCACGGTGGTACAACCATATTGAGGCGTTGTTGAGGATCTC TGGAGTTTCTGGTGAAGGATGTGGTGTGACTATTGAAGGTTCAGCTCCAGCCACTAAGGAGGCAATTGCAACTCCACCAGTTTCAGACAGTAAG GACTCAGTTGTTGAggacgacgacgacgacgacgatgTGGACTTGTTTGGTGAGGAAACCGAGGAAGAGAAGAAAGCTGCTGAAGAGCGTGCCACAGCTGTGAAGGCATCTGGAAAGAAGAAGGAGT CTGGGAAGTCATCTGTCCTGCTGGATGTGAAACCATGGGATGATGAAACAGACATGAAAAAACTCGAGGAAGCTGTTAGAAGTGTGCAGATGGAAGGTCTACACTGGGGAGCAT CTCATCTTATTCCTGTCGGATATGGTATTAAGAAGCTGCAGATTATGATGACCATCGTGGATGACTTAGTGTCTGTTGATTCGCTCATTGAGGAATACCTCACAGCGGAACCAATAAATGAATATGTCCAAAGTTGCGACATTGTGGCCTTCAATAAAATCT AG
- the LOC140958486 gene encoding elongation factor 1-delta 1-like isoform X1 yields MNLFNVSSDGGLKKLDEYLLSRSYITGYQASKDDLTVHASLVKPPPSDLVNVSRWYNHIEALLRISGVSGEGCGVTIEGSAPATKEAIATPPVSDSKDSVVEDDDDDDDVDLFGEETEEEKKAAEERATAVKASGKKKESGKSSVLLDVKPWDDETDMKKLEEAVRSVQMEGLHWGASHLIPVGYGIKKLQIMMTIVDDLVSVDSLIEEYLTAEPINEYVQSCDIVAFNKICRRYIICRTCELCEHPH; encoded by the exons ATGAATTTGTTCAACGTTAGTTCGGACGGTGGCCTCAAGAAGCTTGATGAGTATCTTTTATCTCGCAGTTATATAACTGG GTATCAAGCGTCTAAAGACGACCTCACTGTGCATGCTTCCCTTGTGAAGCCTCCACCATCTGACTTGGTGAATGTATCACGGTGGTACAACCATATTGAGGCGTTGTTGAGGATCTC TGGAGTTTCTGGTGAAGGATGTGGTGTGACTATTGAAGGTTCAGCTCCAGCCACTAAGGAGGCAATTGCAACTCCACCAGTTTCAGACAGTAAG GACTCAGTTGTTGAggacgacgacgacgacgacgatgTGGACTTGTTTGGTGAGGAAACCGAGGAAGAGAAGAAAGCTGCTGAAGAGCGTGCCACAGCTGTGAAGGCATCTGGAAAGAAGAAGGAGT CTGGGAAGTCATCTGTCCTGCTGGATGTGAAACCATGGGATGATGAAACAGACATGAAAAAACTCGAGGAAGCTGTTAGAAGTGTGCAGATGGAAGGTCTACACTGGGGAGCAT CTCATCTTATTCCTGTCGGATATGGTATTAAGAAGCTGCAGATTATGATGACCATCGTGGATGACTTAGTGTCTGTTGATTCGCTCATTGAGGAATACCTCACAGCGGAACCAATAAATGAATATGTCCAAAGTTGCGACATTGTGGCCTTCAATAAAATCT GTAGAAGATACATAATCTGCCGGACTTGTGAGTTGTGTGAGCACCCACACTAG
- the LOC140958685 gene encoding UPF0235 protein At5g63440-like: protein MPKRTTHTYSSEDALPEGPDSDLFVYYCKHCSSHVLITDTQLQKMPKRNTDKAYVLDRKKHLARLNTSEAGKVLLKRGEGKVEKQFRMNCVGCELLVYYRAEEDVTSASFIYVVDGALSTIAAETNPQDAPIPPCISQLEGGLVQVAIEVEDRSQRSAITRVNADDVRITVAAPVARGEANNELLEYMGKVLGLKLSQMTLQRGWNNKSKLLVVEDLSARQVYEKLLEAAQP, encoded by the exons ATGCCGAAGCGAACGACGCATACATACTCAAGCGAGGATGCTTTACCGGAAGGTCCTGATTCCGATCTCTTCGTCTACTACTGCAAGCATTGCAGTTCTCATGTTCTCATCACTG ATACACAATTGCAGAAAATGCCCAAAAGAAATACGGACAAAGCTTATGTCTTGGATAGGAAGAAGCATCTTGCGAGGCTGAACACCAGTGAAGCAGGAAAGGTTCTTCTGAAGCG TGGTGAAGGGAAAGTGGAGAAGCAGTTTCGAATGAATTGTGTGGGTTGTGAGCTGCTTGTTTACTATCGTGCTGAAGAAGATGTGACATCTGCTTCCTTCATATATGTTGTTGATGGTGCACTAAGTACAATTGCTGCTGAAACTAATCCACAG GATGCTCCTATTCCACCCTGCATATCGCAATTAGAGGGCGGCCTTGTTCAGGTGGCTATTGAAGTGGAAGACCGTTCACAACGCTCAGCAATCACAA GAGTGAATGCTGATGATGTTCGAATTACTGTTGCCGCACCTGTGGCCCGAGGAGAAGCTAACAACGAGCTTTTAGAATATATGGGAAAG GTATTAGGTTTGAAATTGAGCCAGATGACCCTCCAAAGAGGGTGGAATAATAAATCAAAGCTCCTCGTG GTGGAGGATTTGAGCGCCAGGCAAGTATATGAGAAACTCCTTGAAGCTGCTCAACCTTGA